The Vitis riparia cultivar Riparia Gloire de Montpellier isolate 1030 chromosome 3, EGFV_Vit.rip_1.0, whole genome shotgun sequence genome includes a region encoding these proteins:
- the LOC117910939 gene encoding L-type lectin-domain containing receptor kinase IX.1-like, with translation MAVSNTGITQLPTQKLLFFHLFMISVSFFLIFPCATSLSFNFTGFDRNKGQIYFEKDAFVSPDQVIQLTRNLQNAAMNYSWGRATYMKQLHLWDKVSGNLTDFTTSFTFVIDSQKNNRYGDGLAFFLAPNRAQLPSKMTGGSGLGIVSPSQALNTRKNRFVAVEFDTYRNDWDPRYPIKDHVGININSMKSVKNAAWLNNIPEGQTNHASIKYTSGTKNLSVVLRTGRGNTSSIQSLYYIVDLRKYLPEFATVGISAATGRYFEIHGIHSWSFNSTLETLPHPPETGAEIPNPPETVAEPPNLPKIGDESNKGLVVGLGVCAFVVVVGLGGTVFYLCRKKNEGGIEDDNDFDLAMDHEFEKGTGPRKFSFDELALATSNFSEGEKLGEGGFGRVYRGFLRERSSYIAVKRISRRSKQGMKEYASEVKIISRLRHRNLVQLMGWCHKKGELVMVYEFMPNNSLDSCLFEAKTLLRWAMRYKIAVGLALAVLYLHEEWEQCVVHRDIKSSNVMLDSDFNAKLGDFGLARFVDHGKGSQTTVLAGTMGYMAPECFMTSKASKESDVYSFGVVVLEICCGRRSVEPKAKENQIRLVEWVWGLYGVGKLLEAADPRLSADFDEQQMKRLMTVGLWCAHPDCNLRPSIRQAINVLNFEASLPVLPSKMPVPMYFSPPVNTPAFWPTTSYNATSTSRMGQTKF, from the coding sequence ATGGCTGTTTCCAACACAGGGATTACACAACTGCCAACACAGaaacttcttttctttcatcttttcaTGATTTCCGTTTCCTTCTTCCTAATATTCCCTTGTGCAACCTCGTTATCCTTCAACTTCACCGGCTTTGATCGGAACAAAGGTCAAATATACTTCGAGAAAGATGCTTTTGTTTCTCCGGATCAAGTCATCCAACTAACCAGAAACCTTCAGAATGCTGCAATGAATTATAGTTGGGGTCGGGCCACGTATATGAAGCAATTGCACCTCTGGGATAAGGTCTCCGGAAATCTCACTGATTTCACTACCAGTTTCACCTTTGTCATTGATTCGCAGAAGAACAATCGGTATGGTGATGGGCTCGCGTTCTTCCTTGCTCCCAATCGCGCACAGTTGCCTTCAAAAATGACAGGAGGTAGCGGCCTTGGTATTGTAAGTCCCAGCCAGGCGTTGAACACTAGAAAAAACCGTTTTGTTGCAGTGGAATTCGATACTTATCGAAACGATTGGGACCCAAGGTACCCAATAAAGGATCATGTTGGTATCAATATCAACTCCATGAAATCTGTCAAAAATGCCGCATGGTTGAATAATATTCCGGAAGGTCAAACAAATCATGCTTCCATCAAGTATACCTCTGGTACCAAGAATCTGAGTGTTGTTTTAAGGACTGGTAGGGGTAATACAAGTTCCATACAAAGTCTTTATTACATAGTTGATTTACGGAAATACTTGCCAGAATTCGCAACTGTTGGCATCTCAGCTGCAACGGGAAGGTATTTTGAGATACACGGCATTCATTCGTGGAGTTTTAATTCAACTCTAGAAACTCTTCCGCATCCTCCAGAAACAGGAGCTGAAATTCCCAATCCCCCGGAAACAGTAGCTGAACCCCCCAATCTTCCAAAAATTGGAGATGAAAGTAATAAAGGACTAGTGGTGGGATTGGGTGTTTGTGCATTTGTTGTGGTGGTTGGGTTGGGTGGGACTGTGTTTTACTTGTGCAGGAAGAAGAACGAAGGGGGAATTGAAGATGATAATGATTTTGACCTGGCAATGGACCACGAATTTGAGAAGGGCACTGGACCTAGGAAGTTTTCATTTGATGAATTAGCTCTTGCCACAAGTAACTTTTCAGAGGGAGAGAAGCTTGGAGAGGGAGGGTTTGGTAGGGTTTATAGAGGTTTCTTAAGAGAACGGAGCTCCTATATTGCTGTTAAGAGGATATCAAGGAGGTCTAAACAAGGGATGAAGGAGTACGCATCTGAAGTAAAGATCATCAGTAGATTAAGGCATCGAAACTTGGTGCAGCTCATGGGCTGGTGCCATAAAAAGGGAGAGCTCGTAATGGTTTACGAATTCATGCCTAACAACAGTTTGGATTCTTGTTTGTTTGAAGCAAAAACCTTGTTGAGATGGGCCATGAGGTACAAAATTGCTGTTGGATTGGCTTTGGCAGTGCTCTACCTTCATGAAGAATGGGAACAATGTGTGGTACATAGGGATATCAAATCGAGTAATGTGATGTTGGATTCAGATTTCAATGCTAAGCTCGGAGATTTTGGACTGGCTAGGTTTGTTGATCATGGGAAAGGGTCACAAACCACAGTTTTAGCTGGGACCATGGGGTACATGGCTCCTGAATGTTTCATGACCAGCAAGGCCAGCAAGGAATCCGATGTCTACAGTTTTGGGGTTGTTGTGTTAGAAATTTGCTGTGGCAGAAGATCGGTGGAACCCAAGGCTAAAGAAAATCAGATCAGATTGGTGGAGTGGGTTTGGGGCCTCTATGGAGTAGGAAAGCTTCTTGAAGCAGCTGATCCAAGACTATCTGCAGATTTTGATGAGCAACAAATGAAACGATTGATGACTGTAGGGCTTTGGTGTGCTCATCCAGATTGCAATCTTCGCCCTTCGATAAGGCAAGCAATTAATGTCCTTAACTTCGAAGCATCGCTCCCCGTTCTCCCTTCAAAGATGCCGGTGCCAATGTATTTTTCTCCTCCAGTAAATACGCCTGCATTTTGGCCTACAACTTCCTATAATGCTACTAGCACTTCTAGAATGGGCCAAACCAAGTTTTAG